The following proteins are encoded in a genomic region of Dyadobacter sp. UC 10:
- the murQ gene encoding N-acetylmuramic acid 6-phosphate etherase translates to MLTTESSSYYNDLEKMSVNELLTSINAEDQTVPLAVQKAIPQIEALVEQIVPRMKAGGRLFYIGAGTSGRLGVVDASECPPTFGVPFDLVVGIIAGGDKAIRKAVENAEDDSEQAWIDMAEYEPGKNDTLIGIAASGRTPYVIGGLNAARSAGLLTGCVVCNAGSKVASAAEFPVEIVVGPEFLTGSTRMKSGTAQKLALNMISTAVMIRLGKVKGNKMVDMQLTNEKLVDRAVRMIMEELNISADEAESLLSEHGSVRAVINAVKS, encoded by the coding sequence ATGCTTACTACCGAATCTTCGTCTTATTATAATGATCTCGAAAAAATGAGTGTCAACGAATTGCTGACCTCTATCAATGCAGAAGATCAGACCGTCCCTCTTGCTGTTCAAAAGGCTATTCCGCAGATCGAAGCACTCGTCGAACAGATCGTTCCGAGAATGAAGGCGGGAGGCCGGCTATTTTATATAGGAGCCGGTACCAGCGGCAGGCTTGGTGTGGTAGATGCATCGGAATGTCCCCCTACTTTCGGCGTACCATTTGATTTGGTAGTTGGCATTATAGCAGGAGGTGACAAAGCGATCCGTAAAGCTGTGGAAAACGCGGAAGATGATAGTGAACAAGCCTGGATCGATATGGCGGAATATGAGCCCGGCAAAAACGATACCCTTATTGGTATTGCTGCTTCCGGACGCACGCCCTATGTAATTGGTGGATTGAACGCGGCCCGCAGCGCAGGTTTGCTGACTGGATGCGTCGTTTGCAACGCAGGCTCAAAGGTGGCAAGTGCAGCAGAATTTCCTGTCGAGATCGTAGTCGGCCCGGAGTTTTTGACGGGTAGTACCCGCATGAAATCCGGTACTGCTCAGAAACTGGCACTGAACATGATATCGACGGCTGTGATGATCCGGCTGGGAAAGGTGAAGGGAAATAAAATGGTAGATATGCAACTTACCAATGAAAAACTGGTCGATAGGGCAGTCAGAATGATCATGGAGGAATTGAATATTTCTGCCGATGAAGCGGAATCACTTCTCAGTGAGCACGGTAGCGTGCGTGCGGTGATCAATGCAGTGAAAAGTTGA
- a CDS encoding PorP/SprF family type IX secretion system membrane protein yields MTKRILCLFILTLVCIDGWSQDPQFSQFYANPLYLNPALAGGALAPRATVNYRNQWPSLSANFVTTSFGADAFFSNFNSGVGVLVTMDSQGLGNLKSTEAALQYSYQIQFNEMTSLRLGIQGGFASRTLDYFGLTFGDQYDNGGLTGNPSDDPFAQGGPNVFYADFGAGAMLYSDWYWAGISAHHLNRPNQAFSGLTDARLPVKASLQAGLRIPFAGYTFLGDEIDKEKTISPAIMYKKQGKYDQFDAGLYMTLEPLVLGAWYRGIPFKKYAQNINNHESLIFLAGFRQDKFSIGYSYDLTISTLGVGSGGAHEISLSYIFPPLEPKQRRSKSSKRQLSCPKF; encoded by the coding sequence ATGACCAAGCGTATACTTTGCCTTTTCATACTGACACTGGTTTGCATAGATGGTTGGAGTCAGGATCCTCAGTTTTCACAGTTTTATGCAAACCCATTGTACCTGAACCCCGCATTGGCGGGAGGAGCACTTGCTCCACGCGCTACCGTTAACTACCGGAATCAGTGGCCTTCCCTTTCTGCAAATTTTGTAACCACGTCTTTCGGAGCGGATGCTTTTTTTTCCAATTTCAATAGTGGCGTCGGCGTGCTCGTCACCATGGACAGCCAGGGATTGGGAAATTTGAAATCGACCGAAGCAGCTCTGCAATATTCTTATCAGATCCAGTTCAATGAAATGACTTCCCTGCGACTGGGTATCCAGGGCGGTTTTGCCTCGCGTACGCTTGACTATTTCGGTCTCACTTTTGGCGATCAGTATGACAATGGCGGACTGACCGGGAATCCTTCCGACGACCCGTTTGCGCAGGGCGGACCCAATGTTTTTTATGCCGATTTCGGTGCGGGTGCGATGCTGTATTCCGACTGGTACTGGGCGGGCATTTCTGCCCACCATTTGAACAGACCGAACCAGGCATTTTCAGGATTGACAGACGCAAGACTACCTGTGAAGGCAAGCCTGCAAGCCGGATTGCGTATTCCTTTCGCCGGATATACATTTCTTGGGGATGAAATCGACAAGGAGAAAACAATCTCTCCTGCTATTATGTATAAGAAACAGGGTAAATATGACCAGTTTGACGCAGGTCTTTATATGACCCTTGAACCACTCGTGCTCGGTGCCTGGTACCGCGGCATTCCTTTCAAGAAATACGCCCAGAACATCAACAATCACGAGTCTCTGATATTCCTGGCCGGTTTTCGACAGGATAAATTTTCAATTGGGTATAGCTACGATCTTACAATTTCTACGCTGGGCGTTGGAAGCGGCGGGGCACATGAAATTTCCTTGTCTTACATCTTTCCTCCGCTTGAACCCAAGCAACGCCGCAGCAAAAGCAGCAAAAGGCAACTTTCCTGCCCGAAATTCTAG
- a CDS encoding PKD domain-containing protein, whose product MLLTAGYAKGQTQFLVDGQCMQNPDCEADSTSFRDTLSTAIAWQWNFGEGTATDTRRNPQHSYMAPGAYTVTLTRTIRGGSQQTVSQVVNIGELPPAFQEWKTDTTICPGDTLILDPYPNGAPPGARFVWYPKGDTTQTLNVDSSGCYSVEVILPNGCKIQDRVNVKICMEPSAQEGAKWYFGGNAGLDFSNSPPTPITDGKANTPEGTSSIANSKGQLLFYSDGITIWNKNSEVMPCFSPGNCAPLKGSPNSTQSVLIVPQPTCKGCEYLFNVFTTSDINGEKLLTVSVVDMRRNNGLGAIIEQNTTLQTPTTERIVSARNDRDSTYWVISHDYGTNKFRVFHATNGGLNESGTFDLGIAHDSLHKAEGYMKFSSPDSATGQRRLAVIVPGPPKNYVDLFYFNDSTGTLTHDKTVDLGPAPPIAYGIEFSPSGEKMYISFKGENGTSSYLKQYDLTLPDSLLTETAITIDSSATQKFGALQFGPDGRIYMAIQGSEYLAVIGEPEGNSLTGVEYERDGVNLGGRNSQLGLPNMVQDFTQESSGPGFEADGFCTNEPTTFQASPICDPIEDTYQWDFLGDGSFTSPSKETQATYTYTQPGKYIVRMRAINKCADTTIVDTITIYETPPPINLGADKDTCGNFVPLDMGVEAEVYAWINRGRVVSRQRKYNAPATGRYIAVAFNGPQGECYSADTIEITLRRPPPFSIGPDTTLCRDSSIVLRVESERWIEFDWSTGEDTREVTIGQPGSYTVIVKDRNDCYNSDTIQVGELPSPILNLAPENVICLPDGQSVILDANGQGRLSYLWPHSGDTTRTVTVNQEGIYVVQATNEFGCVAEKSTTVVDKCEPRFFIPDAFTPDGEGRNEIMEIFGAYFTNFSIRIYNRWGEVIYASNNLEDRWDGTYKGQKVLPGSYPYVLSYESLYYPERNPTVKRGSVMVIR is encoded by the coding sequence ATGCTGCTTACGGCAGGATATGCAAAGGGACAGACGCAATTTTTGGTGGACGGACAGTGTATGCAGAACCCGGATTGTGAGGCAGATTCCACTTCATTCAGGGATACGCTGAGTACCGCAATTGCGTGGCAATGGAATTTCGGCGAAGGGACAGCAACAGATACGCGCCGTAACCCGCAGCATTCCTATATGGCGCCCGGCGCTTACACGGTTACTTTAACCCGCACGATCAGAGGCGGTTCACAGCAGACAGTCTCGCAGGTTGTCAATATCGGCGAGCTTCCGCCGGCTTTTCAGGAGTGGAAAACGGATACTACAATTTGCCCCGGTGACACGCTGATTTTGGATCCTTATCCAAATGGTGCTCCTCCCGGAGCCCGGTTTGTATGGTACCCGAAAGGCGATACTACGCAAACCTTAAATGTAGATAGTTCAGGCTGTTATTCGGTTGAGGTGATCTTGCCAAACGGGTGTAAAATCCAGGACCGCGTAAATGTAAAAATATGCATGGAGCCTTCCGCTCAGGAGGGTGCAAAATGGTATTTCGGAGGAAATGCGGGGCTTGACTTTTCAAACAGTCCGCCTACGCCTATTACCGATGGAAAAGCCAATACACCGGAAGGAACTTCGTCTATCGCCAATTCAAAAGGCCAGCTTTTGTTTTATTCCGATGGTATCACGATCTGGAATAAGAATAGCGAAGTAATGCCCTGTTTTAGTCCGGGGAATTGCGCGCCTTTAAAAGGAAGTCCCAACTCGACGCAATCCGTGCTTATAGTGCCTCAGCCGACCTGTAAGGGTTGTGAATACCTTTTTAACGTATTTACTACCTCAGATATCAATGGTGAAAAGCTGTTGACAGTAAGTGTGGTAGATATGCGGAGAAATAATGGCCTTGGCGCGATCATTGAGCAAAATACAACTTTACAGACACCTACGACCGAACGTATAGTGTCAGCCCGTAATGATCGTGACAGTACTTACTGGGTCATTTCACACGATTACGGCACTAATAAATTTCGCGTTTTTCATGCTACTAACGGCGGGCTTAACGAAAGTGGCACTTTTGATTTGGGAATAGCGCACGACAGCTTGCATAAGGCGGAAGGTTACATGAAATTTTCCTCGCCGGACAGTGCTACCGGACAAAGGAGGCTGGCGGTAATCGTACCGGGGCCGCCAAAGAACTATGTCGATCTGTTTTATTTCAACGATTCGACGGGCACACTCACGCATGATAAAACGGTAGATCTTGGACCTGCGCCGCCTATTGCCTATGGCATTGAATTTTCGCCGAGCGGTGAGAAGATGTACATTTCGTTTAAGGGTGAAAACGGCACGAGTTCTTACCTAAAACAGTACGATCTCACGCTGCCTGACAGCCTTTTAACGGAAACAGCAATTACCATTGACAGTTCAGCGACGCAAAAGTTTGGTGCATTGCAATTTGGGCCCGACGGACGCATTTATATGGCCATACAGGGAAGCGAATACCTTGCTGTGATCGGCGAGCCTGAAGGAAATTCACTTACCGGCGTCGAATATGAGCGGGATGGAGTGAATCTGGGCGGTCGTAACAGCCAGCTGGGATTGCCGAATATGGTTCAGGATTTTACGCAGGAATCGTCCGGGCCGGGTTTTGAGGCGGATGGATTTTGTACAAATGAGCCTACTACATTTCAGGCAAGCCCCATTTGTGATCCAATTGAAGATACGTATCAGTGGGACTTCCTGGGAGACGGCAGCTTTACTTCACCTTCAAAAGAAACGCAGGCCACTTACACTTACACGCAACCCGGAAAGTATATTGTGCGAATGCGGGCTATAAATAAGTGTGCTGATACAACGATTGTAGACACCATTACAATTTACGAAACGCCACCGCCAATCAATCTGGGTGCAGACAAAGATACCTGCGGTAATTTTGTCCCGCTCGATATGGGTGTTGAGGCTGAGGTATATGCATGGATTAATCGTGGAAGAGTAGTTTCACGCCAGAGAAAATACAATGCACCTGCAACCGGCCGTTATATTGCCGTTGCATTTAATGGCCCGCAAGGCGAATGCTATTCAGCTGATACCATTGAAATCACATTGCGCCGCCCGCCTCCATTTTCGATAGGGCCGGATACCACGCTTTGCCGCGACAGTTCTATTGTATTGCGCGTAGAAAGCGAAAGGTGGATTGAATTCGACTGGAGTACCGGCGAAGATACCCGGGAAGTGACCATCGGCCAGCCAGGTTCTTATACGGTAATAGTGAAAGACAGAAACGATTGCTATAATTCAGACACGATCCAGGTTGGAGAACTACCTTCGCCGATCCTGAACCTGGCCCCGGAGAATGTAATATGTCTCCCGGATGGACAATCGGTTATCCTGGATGCAAACGGGCAGGGCCGATTGTCGTATCTGTGGCCGCACTCGGGCGATACGACCCGAACGGTTACCGTGAATCAGGAAGGCATTTATGTGGTGCAGGCGACCAATGAGTTTGGCTGTGTGGCCGAAAAATCAACGACGGTTGTAGACAAATGCGAGCCTCGATTCTTTATTCCGGATGCATTCACGCCTGACGGAGAAGGCAGGAATGAGATTATGGAAATCTTCGGGGCGTATTTTACTAATTTCTCTATTCGCATTTATAACCGCTGGGGCGAAGTTATTTATGCTTCCAATAACCTGGAAGATCGCTGGGATGGTACCTACAAGGGTCAAAAAGTGTTGCCAGGATCGTATCCGTACGTACTTTCTTACGAGAGTCTCTATTACCCCGAGCGCAATCCGACTGTGAAGCGCGGCTCTGTGATGGTGATCCGTTGA
- the ilvC gene encoding ketol-acid reductoisomerase, which produces MAKLNFGGVEEEVVTREEFPLEKAREVLSSETIAVIGYGVQGPGQSLNMRDNGFNVIVGQRQGGKSWDKAVADGWVPGETLFDIEEALSKGTIICYLLSDAAQIELWPTVKKHLTAGKSLYFSHGFGVTYKDQTGIIPPADVDVYLVAPKGSGTSLRRMFVEGKGLNSSFAIFQDATGKAREKCIAMGIGVGSGYLFETDFYREVTSDLTGERGTLMGAIQGIFAAQYEVLRSNGHTPSEAFNETVEELTQSLMPLVAENGMDWMYANCSTTAQRGALDWWKPFRDATKPVFEQLYNSVKSGEQANISITRNSQPDYRVKLEEELAELRESEMWKAGKTVRSLRPENN; this is translated from the coding sequence ATGGCAAAATTAAATTTCGGCGGGGTCGAAGAAGAAGTAGTAACCCGTGAAGAATTTCCTCTTGAAAAAGCGCGTGAAGTACTTTCATCTGAAACAATAGCTGTAATCGGTTACGGCGTACAAGGCCCGGGCCAAAGCCTGAACATGCGTGACAATGGTTTTAATGTAATCGTTGGTCAGCGCCAGGGTGGTAAGTCCTGGGACAAAGCTGTTGCTGACGGCTGGGTGCCAGGAGAAACACTTTTTGATATCGAAGAAGCACTTTCAAAAGGGACTATCATCTGCTATTTGCTTTCTGACGCCGCTCAGATTGAACTTTGGCCAACTGTTAAAAAACACCTTACTGCCGGAAAATCACTGTATTTCTCACACGGTTTTGGTGTTACTTACAAAGACCAGACTGGTATTATCCCTCCTGCTGACGTGGATGTTTACCTTGTTGCTCCGAAAGGATCAGGTACTTCACTTCGCCGCATGTTCGTAGAAGGAAAAGGCTTGAACTCTTCTTTCGCGATCTTCCAGGATGCAACCGGCAAAGCGCGTGAAAAATGTATCGCAATGGGTATCGGTGTAGGTTCAGGCTATTTGTTTGAAACTGATTTCTACCGTGAAGTAACGTCTGACCTAACTGGCGAACGTGGAACTTTGATGGGCGCGATCCAGGGAATTTTTGCTGCACAGTATGAAGTATTGCGTTCAAACGGACATACTCCTTCCGAGGCATTCAACGAAACAGTGGAAGAACTGACGCAATCTTTGATGCCGCTGGTTGCTGAAAATGGTATGGACTGGATGTACGCAAACTGCTCTACTACTGCTCAGCGCGGTGCTTTGGACTGGTGGAAACCTTTCCGTGACGCTACCAAGCCTGTTTTCGAGCAACTTTACAATTCGGTAAAAAGCGGCGAGCAAGCTAATATTTCGATCACACGTAACTCACAGCCTGACTACCGCGTGAAACTGGAAGAAGAATTGGCAGAACTTCGCGAATCTGAAATGTGGAAAGCCGGCAAAACTGTCCGCAGCCTGCGCCCAGAAAACAACTAA
- the ilvD gene encoding dihydroxy-acid dehydratase, with product MSELNKFSKTLTQEVTNPAAQAMLYGIGLKEEDFAKPQIGIASTGYEGNPCNMHLNGLSVYVKQGVTANDMVGLIFNTIGVSDGMTNGNDGMQYSLPSRDIIADSIETVVSAQWYDGVIAVVGCDKNMPGAIMAMARLDRPAIMVYGGTIRSGHYKGQKLDIVSAFEALGKKFANNISDEDFKGVIQNSIPGQGACGGMYTANTMAASIEAMGLSLPFSSSYPATHEGKQEECKKIGAAMKKLLELNITPKEIITKKSLENALTVVMALGGSTNAALHYLAIARSAGLWLTLNDIQEISDRTPFIADLKPSGKYYMEDILAIGGVPAVTKYLYSKGLIHGDCMTVTGKTVAENLAEAPDLDFDSQKMIFPIENAIKPSGHIQIMYGNLAPTGAVAKITGKEGLTFDGEAKVCEHESEIITMLANHEIKPGHVVVIRNAGPKGGPGMSEMLKPTSAVMGAGLGDKIALITDGRFSGGTHGFVVGHITPEAFDGGPIALVKDGDRITIDANTRELTLHISDEEMAARKAEWVQPAPKFTKGMLGRYIRTVKSASEGCVTDEA from the coding sequence ATGTCTGAACTGAACAAATTTTCCAAAACCCTGACCCAGGAAGTCACGAACCCAGCCGCGCAGGCAATGCTTTACGGAATTGGCCTGAAAGAAGAAGATTTTGCTAAACCACAAATCGGAATTGCAAGTACCGGATACGAGGGAAATCCATGCAATATGCATTTAAATGGATTATCTGTATACGTAAAGCAGGGTGTTACAGCCAATGATATGGTCGGTCTGATCTTTAATACGATTGGCGTGTCCGATGGTATGACCAATGGTAATGATGGTATGCAGTACTCCTTGCCGAGTCGGGATATTATCGCAGATTCCATTGAAACCGTAGTTTCCGCGCAATGGTACGATGGTGTGATTGCAGTGGTAGGCTGTGACAAAAATATGCCTGGCGCAATCATGGCAATGGCCCGTTTGGACCGGCCTGCGATCATGGTATATGGTGGAACAATCCGTTCAGGACATTATAAGGGCCAAAAACTGGATATCGTTTCAGCCTTTGAAGCATTGGGTAAGAAGTTTGCAAACAACATCTCAGACGAAGATTTTAAAGGTGTAATTCAAAATTCGATCCCCGGACAAGGTGCCTGCGGCGGGATGTACACAGCTAACACAATGGCTGCATCTATCGAAGCAATGGGATTAAGCCTCCCATTCAGCAGCTCTTACCCTGCAACGCACGAAGGCAAGCAGGAAGAATGCAAGAAGATTGGGGCTGCGATGAAGAAATTACTCGAATTGAATATTACCCCGAAAGAAATTATTACCAAAAAATCGCTTGAAAACGCATTAACAGTAGTAATGGCACTTGGCGGCTCTACAAATGCTGCCCTGCATTACCTGGCTATTGCACGTTCAGCAGGCCTTTGGCTTACTTTGAACGATATTCAGGAAATATCTGACAGAACGCCGTTTATTGCCGATTTGAAACCAAGCGGCAAGTACTATATGGAGGATATCCTGGCCATCGGCGGGGTACCGGCTGTGACTAAATATCTGTATTCAAAAGGTTTGATCCATGGTGATTGCATGACTGTTACAGGGAAGACTGTGGCGGAAAACCTTGCAGAAGCTCCTGATCTTGACTTTGATTCGCAAAAAATGATATTCCCTATCGAGAATGCGATCAAGCCAAGCGGACATATTCAGATTATGTACGGAAACCTCGCTCCGACCGGCGCAGTTGCAAAAATCACCGGGAAAGAAGGGTTGACCTTTGATGGAGAGGCGAAAGTTTGTGAGCACGAGTCGGAGATCATTACGATGCTTGCAAACCATGAAATTAAGCCTGGGCACGTGGTGGTAATCCGCAATGCGGGCCCAAAAGGCGGACCGGGTATGTCGGAAATGCTGAAACCTACATCTGCGGTGATGGGAGCCGGATTGGGAGATAAAATCGCATTGATTACCGACGGACGTTTTTCAGGTGGTACGCACGGATTTGTGGTGGGGCACATTACACCGGAAGCTTTCGACGGCGGACCGATTGCACTGGTGAAAGACGGTGACCGCATTACAATAGATGCCAATACCCGTGAGCTGACCCTGCATATTTCCGATGAGGAAATGGCAGCCCGCAAAGCAGAATGGGTTCAGCCTGCGCCGAAATTTACGAAAGGAATGCTGGGAAGATACATCCGTACCGTGAAATCAGCCAGTGAAGGTTGTGTAACCGACGAGGCGTAA
- a CDS encoding NIPSNAP family protein, whose product MLIITRNGLLLTLCLIFSAITLFAAPPKREFYEIKIYHVKDVNQATRIDNYLKDAYIPAMHRAGIKNIGVFKPVATDTAAGKLIYVLTPLKSLEQLVDLPKTLGKDAAYLAAGKDYIDAEYKNPPYIRIRSTILRAFEDSPMMKKPDLTSPKSDRIYELRSYEGHTEKIYWNKVKQFNSGNEIGIFARLGFNAVFYGEVVAGPTMPNLMYMTTFSDKASRDAHWKSFSDDAEWGKVKSMPEYQNNVSKNVTLFLFPTEYSDI is encoded by the coding sequence ATGCTTATCATTACCAGAAATGGCCTGCTATTAACGCTGTGCCTGATTTTCAGCGCAATTACTTTATTTGCCGCTCCCCCGAAAAGAGAATTTTACGAGATTAAAATTTATCACGTTAAGGACGTTAACCAGGCTACACGGATCGACAATTACCTGAAAGATGCATACATACCAGCGATGCACAGAGCCGGAATCAAAAACATTGGTGTTTTCAAGCCTGTTGCAACTGACACCGCTGCGGGAAAATTGATTTATGTACTGACTCCGCTTAAATCACTCGAACAACTGGTTGACTTGCCAAAAACGCTTGGCAAAGACGCTGCTTACCTGGCAGCAGGAAAAGATTATATCGACGCCGAATACAAAAATCCGCCTTATATCCGCATTCGATCGACTATCCTGAGAGCCTTTGAAGACAGCCCGATGATGAAAAAGCCAGACCTGACATCGCCAAAAAGCGACCGTATCTACGAACTGAGAAGTTATGAGGGCCACACTGAAAAGATCTATTGGAACAAGGTAAAGCAATTTAATTCAGGAAACGAGATCGGCATTTTCGCCCGCCTTGGTTTTAATGCGGTTTTCTATGGTGAGGTTGTAGCCGGCCCAACCATGCCCAACCTGATGTATATGACTACTTTTTCTGATAAGGCCTCCCGTGACGCGCACTGGAAATCTTTCAGCGACGATGCGGAATGGGGCAAAGTAAAGTCAATGCCTGAATATCAGAATAACGTATCTAAAAATGTAACGCTGTTCCTCTTCCCTACAGAATATTCGGACATTTAA
- the ilvN gene encoding acetolactate synthase small subunit produces the protein MTTYTICVFTENTIGILNKITTILTRRRINIESLTVSETERKGISRFTIVIRHDSREAVEKLVRQIRKVIEVLAVFGYLNDDIAYNEIALFKVSTPIGAKPIDIETINKVYKAWVVYWHLTYVIIQKTGTEEEIFEFFDYIKPHEILEFVRSGRVAVSKSPQTLVDYLPEAEWEYYQ, from the coding sequence ATGACAACATACACCATTTGTGTCTTCACGGAAAATACGATCGGTATTCTGAATAAGATTACCACGATCCTGACACGCAGACGGATCAATATCGAAAGCCTCACCGTTTCTGAAACCGAACGTAAGGGTATTTCACGCTTTACCATCGTCATTCGACATGATTCCCGGGAAGCCGTTGAAAAACTGGTTCGCCAGATCCGTAAAGTAATAGAAGTACTGGCGGTTTTCGGATATTTGAACGATGATATTGCTTACAATGAAATAGCTTTGTTCAAGGTTTCTACCCCGATTGGAGCAAAACCAATTGATATAGAGACAATTAACAAGGTTTACAAAGCGTGGGTAGTTTACTGGCACCTTACCTATGTGATCATCCAGAAAACAGGTACAGAGGAAGAGATCTTTGAGTTTTTTGATTATATCAAACCGCACGAAATCCTTGAATTTGTAAGATCAGGCAGAGTGGCAGTGAGCAAATCGCCGCAGACTTTGGTTGATTACCTTCCGGAAGCTGAGTGGGAATATTACCAATAG
- the ilvB gene encoding biosynthetic-type acetolactate synthase large subunit yields MEFNENQTETVQVAETVAAVAKPELVNGSHAVIRSLIEEGVETIFGYPGGAIMPVYDAIYDYQDQIDHILVRHEQGAAHAAEGYARVSGKVGVCLVTSGPGATNLVTGIADAIIDSTPLVCVVGQVASHLLGTDAFQETDVIGITIPITKWNYQITRADEVPEIMAKAFYIARSGRPGPVLIDITKNAQNELMSKEFLYKKCENLISYRPRLAPKTEQVEAAAKLINEAKKPFIFVGHGVRISHAESELLQFIEKTDIPAASTLLGLSSVSVDHPNYVGWLGMHGNYGTNVLTNQCDLIIAIGMRFDDRVTGDVNRYAKQAKVVHIEIDPAEIGKIVKADAPVVGDAKLALELLLPLVKENNHKEWIAEFKKFDAIEDEKITQPELAPTTEKIKMAEVIRTLSDKTKGEAVVLADVGQHQMMTARYYQFKKPNSFITSGGLGTMGYALPAAFGAKVGAPDREVVAFIGDGCFQMTIQELGTIAQSGLPVKIIILNNNFLGMVRQWQQLFHQKRYSFVELQNPDFITIGKGFGIDGHTCSAREDLNASLDKMLASDKPYLLEVIVEKEENVFPMVPTGACVADIRLE; encoded by the coding sequence ATGGAATTTAATGAAAATCAAACTGAGACAGTACAAGTTGCCGAAACGGTAGCGGCTGTCGCCAAACCGGAGCTGGTCAACGGATCTCATGCGGTCATCAGGTCATTGATTGAGGAGGGCGTGGAAACTATTTTCGGCTATCCTGGCGGCGCTATTATGCCCGTCTATGACGCGATTTATGACTATCAGGACCAAATCGACCACATTCTCGTACGCCACGAGCAAGGCGCCGCGCATGCGGCGGAAGGTTATGCCCGGGTAAGCGGAAAAGTGGGGGTATGCCTGGTAACATCCGGGCCAGGTGCGACTAATCTCGTAACCGGTATTGCCGACGCAATTATCGATTCGACGCCGCTTGTATGTGTCGTCGGTCAGGTTGCCTCGCATTTGCTTGGTACTGACGCATTTCAGGAAACGGATGTGATCGGAATTACGATACCCATTACGAAGTGGAATTATCAGATCACCCGCGCCGATGAAGTTCCGGAAATAATGGCAAAGGCATTTTATATTGCCAGGTCAGGTCGTCCCGGACCTGTTTTAATCGACATTACAAAAAATGCGCAGAACGAGCTGATGTCGAAAGAGTTTTTATATAAAAAATGTGAAAACCTGATCAGTTACCGTCCTCGCCTTGCGCCAAAAACGGAGCAGGTCGAGGCAGCTGCAAAATTAATCAACGAAGCCAAAAAGCCATTTATATTCGTTGGCCACGGTGTAAGGATCTCCCATGCCGAAAGCGAGTTGCTGCAATTCATTGAAAAAACAGATATCCCTGCAGCCTCCACATTGCTCGGCCTCTCTTCTGTTTCCGTAGATCACCCGAATTACGTGGGTTGGCTGGGAATGCACGGGAATTATGGTACCAATGTGCTGACCAACCAATGCGACCTGATCATTGCAATCGGAATGCGTTTTGACGACCGGGTTACCGGCGACGTGAACCGCTATGCAAAACAGGCAAAAGTTGTCCATATCGAAATTGACCCGGCTGAAATCGGTAAAATTGTGAAAGCCGACGCTCCTGTTGTAGGTGACGCGAAGCTGGCGCTTGAATTATTGCTTCCGCTGGTTAAGGAAAACAATCACAAAGAATGGATTGCTGAATTCAAGAAATTTGATGCGATTGAAGATGAGAAAATCACGCAGCCTGAACTTGCTCCAACCACGGAGAAAATCAAAATGGCCGAGGTGATCCGAACTTTATCTGATAAAACAAAAGGCGAAGCAGTGGTTTTGGCCGATGTAGGCCAGCATCAAATGATGACCGCACGTTATTATCAATTCAAAAAACCTAATTCCTTCATTACCTCGGGCGGTTTGGGAACAATGGGTTATGCATTGCCGGCTGCATTCGGCGCGAAAGTGGGCGCTCCTGATCGGGAGGTCGTTGCATTTATCGGTGATGGTTGTTTTCAAATGACAATCCAGGAATTGGGTACTATCGCACAAAGCGGGCTTCCTGTTAAGATCATTATCTTAAATAATAACTTCCTTGGAATGGTGCGCCAGTGGCAGCAGCTTTTCCACCAGAAGAGATATTCGTTTGTAGAGCTTCAAAACCCTGATTTTATCACCATAGGTAAAGGTTTTGGTATTGACGGACATACCTGCTCGGCGCGTGAAGATCTGAATGCTTCTCTCGACAAAATGCTGGCTTCCGACAAACCTTACCTGCTAGAGGTGATTGTGGAAAAAGAAGAAAACGTATTCCCGATGGTCCCTACCGGTGCTTGCGTGGCGGATATCAGATTAGAATGA